From the genome of Pirellulales bacterium, one region includes:
- a CDS encoding ABC transporter permease has product MAIWTLARKDFRVVWRDRRALIVLMGMPLLLILVLGLSLGEGFGQKPDDRLRISIVDLDRGSVEHDAQSKTDIPHHWAQEFQDDLAGTAGIRVERIATLDEAKQLVEHGRRAAVWVFGPDFSQRLTNCSFLVGGVNPLDRDGVDLATLDSQLLRDPTQLTASSIIAQVAQGTTLRIVLPWMIGRAFNEVGKQMGGLVQTALARLFPNYNLTATTWAGLTRSKPRASGSAAITTYQTPEENGLLNRGAARYQILVPTYLVTFAYFLVLVVGRLFVSERQQGTMTRLRAAPLSRFQIMAGKFLPTYFLSVLQGVFLLVAGKLAFAMSWGDQPLWLVPVVLTTSLSAMGLALVVAALSRTESQVAIYGTLVVLALAGASGSLLGDRELMPAAMQRISLFTPQAWALDAYRQLLANPAGPNLWIVGECCGVLTLFGAGLIVIGWKILRLDAAA; this is encoded by the coding sequence ATGGCAATCTGGACGTTGGCTCGCAAGGATTTTCGCGTCGTTTGGCGCGATCGGCGCGCGCTCATCGTACTGATGGGCATGCCGCTGCTGTTGATCTTGGTGCTCGGGCTGTCGCTCGGCGAAGGTTTTGGGCAGAAGCCCGACGATCGCCTGCGGATTTCGATCGTCGATCTCGACCGCGGATCCGTCGAGCACGATGCGCAAAGCAAGACCGATATTCCGCACCATTGGGCCCAGGAGTTTCAAGACGATCTGGCGGGAACGGCCGGCATCCGCGTCGAGCGGATCGCCACGTTGGACGAAGCCAAACAACTCGTCGAGCATGGGCGGCGGGCAGCCGTGTGGGTGTTTGGCCCGGACTTTAGCCAGCGGCTGACCAACTGCTCGTTTCTCGTCGGCGGCGTGAATCCGCTCGATCGCGACGGCGTCGATCTGGCAACCCTCGATTCCCAATTGCTTCGCGACCCGACGCAGCTCACCGCCTCCTCGATCATCGCGCAAGTGGCGCAAGGCACGACGCTCCGAATCGTGCTGCCGTGGATGATCGGCAGGGCATTCAACGAAGTCGGCAAGCAAATGGGCGGCCTGGTGCAAACGGCATTGGCGCGCCTGTTTCCGAACTACAATCTCACCGCCACCACCTGGGCCGGCCTGACACGGTCGAAGCCTCGCGCGTCCGGCTCGGCGGCAATCACGACGTATCAAACGCCGGAGGAAAACGGACTGCTGAATCGCGGGGCGGCGCGGTACCAAATCCTGGTGCCGACGTATTTGGTCACGTTCGCCTATTTTCTAGTGCTCGTCGTCGGGCGGCTATTCGTTTCCGAGCGCCAACAAGGGACCATGACGCGGCTTCGGGCGGCGCCGCTGTCGCGTTTTCAAATCATGGCGGGCAAATTTCTGCCGACCTATTTCCTGTCCGTGTTGCAGGGAGTCTTTCTGCTCGTCGCCGGAAAATTGGCGTTCGCGATGAGTTGGGGCGACCAGCCGCTGTGGCTCGTCCCGGTGGTGCTGACGACTTCTCTATCGGCAATGGGACTCGCGCTGGTGGTCGCTGCACTTTCGCGAACCGAATCGCAGGTGGCCATCTATGGAACGCTCGTGGTTTTGGCGCTGGCCGGCGCCAGCGGCTCGCTCTTGGGCGATCGCGAGCTCATGCCGGCCGCGATGCAGCGGATCAGCCTGTTTACGCCGCAAGCTTGGGCACTCGACGCCTATCGGCAACTGCTGGCCAACCCCGCCGGGCCGAATTTATGGATCGTCGGTGAATGTTGCGGCGTGCTCACGCTGTTTGGCGCCGGGCTGATCGTCATCGGGTGGAAAATTTTGCGATTGGACGCGGCCGCATAG
- a CDS encoding ABC transporter ATP-binding protein encodes MNSAMTAPLVDVVDLQKSYGGAKALDGVSFQVAQGEIFGLLGPNGAGKSTLVSILACLLEPSSGEARILGRRADPADRTLRSQLGIVPQELALYSELTARENLEFFGRLYGVAGAALRERVAHLLDATGLVDQADHPVATFSGGMKRRLNLGAALVHEPKLVLLDEPAVGVDPQSRAHLFEEIRRLHQGGTTILYISHYIEEVQTLCSRVGIIDHGRLIACDTLPALLQLLPGLIRFRVSKITPELREQLSRLPDTRWSESGESRGALECRDVKNALPRLIAILVQTRSELLSIETIEPNLERVFLHLTGSTLRD; translated from the coding sequence ATGAACTCCGCGATGACCGCTCCGCTCGTGGATGTTGTCGACCTCCAGAAAAGTTACGGCGGAGCGAAAGCGCTCGATGGCGTCAGCTTCCAGGTGGCCCAAGGAGAGATATTCGGTTTGCTCGGGCCGAACGGGGCGGGCAAGAGCACGCTCGTTTCTATTTTGGCTTGCCTGCTGGAGCCGTCGTCGGGCGAGGCGCGGATTCTCGGCCGTCGCGCCGACCCCGCCGACCGAACGCTGCGGAGCCAACTGGGCATCGTGCCGCAGGAATTGGCCCTCTACAGTGAGTTGACGGCGCGCGAAAACCTGGAGTTCTTTGGCCGACTGTATGGCGTGGCCGGAGCGGCACTCCGCGAGCGTGTCGCTCATTTGCTCGATGCAACAGGGTTGGTCGACCAGGCCGACCATCCGGTCGCAACGTTTTCCGGCGGCATGAAGCGGCGGCTGAATCTCGGCGCGGCGCTGGTACACGAACCGAAACTGGTGCTGCTCGACGAACCGGCGGTCGGCGTCGATCCACAGTCGCGAGCGCATCTGTTCGAAGAAATTCGCCGGCTCCACCAAGGCGGCACGACGATTCTTTATATCAGCCACTACATCGAAGAAGTGCAGACGCTATGCTCACGCGTCGGGATCATCGATCACGGGCGATTGATTGCTTGCGACACGCTGCCGGCCCTTTTGCAATTGCTTCCGGGATTGATTCGGTTCCGCGTTTCGAAAATCACCCCCGAACTGCGCGAGCAATTGAGCCGGCTGCCGGACACGCGTTGGAGCGAGTCGGGCGAAAGTCGGGGCGCTCTCGAATGCCGCGACGTAAAAAACGCATTGCCCCGATTGATCGCCATCCTGGTGCAAACGCGCAGCGAACTGCTGAGCATCGAAACGATCGAACCAAATTTGGAACGCGTGTTTTTGCACCTCACCGGCAGCACCCTACGGGATTGA
- a CDS encoding DUF1501 domain-containing protein, whose product MNPFGMNPFDVALRTNRRVFLQRSGLCLGTAALGSLSAGALPPHAMGAEDGIERSMFRSGGRPAAKRVVYLFQAGAPSQLELFDYKPKLRDRQRQELPSEVRMGQRLTGMTSGQKSFPIAASIFKFAQHGQNGNWVSELLPHTAGAADNLRIIRSMHTEAINHDPAVTFCQTGSQLAGRPSMGAWVAYGLGTLNEDLPTFIVMVSRGLSDQPLYDRLWGSGCLPSRYQGVKMRSGKEPVLYLTNPAGCSRSTRRQMLDDIKALNLDQYASSGDPETLTRVEQYELAFRMQTAVPDLTDISHEPQYILDMYGPDVHRPGSYARNCLLARRLIERDVRFVQLYHMGWDQHGDLPDHISKQCRDTDQPSAALVKDLKQRGLLDDTLVVWGGEFGRTVYSQGRLTPTNYGRDHHPRCFSIWLAGGGVKPGPAYGATDDFSYNIVENPVHIRDLNATILHCLGIDHTRLAVRQQGLDVRLTGVEEAHVLQQILS is encoded by the coding sequence ATGAACCCGTTCGGCATGAATCCCTTCGACGTCGCTCTGCGAACCAATCGCCGAGTTTTTCTGCAGCGGTCGGGCCTGTGTTTGGGCACCGCGGCGTTGGGATCGCTATCCGCGGGCGCCCTCCCGCCGCACGCAATGGGCGCGGAGGATGGAATCGAACGGTCTATGTTTCGATCCGGCGGGCGGCCGGCGGCCAAACGAGTCGTATATCTCTTTCAAGCCGGGGCTCCTTCGCAGCTTGAATTGTTCGACTATAAGCCGAAGCTCAGAGACCGGCAGCGGCAGGAACTGCCCAGCGAGGTGCGGATGGGGCAGCGACTGACGGGGATGACTTCCGGCCAGAAAAGCTTCCCGATCGCCGCCTCGATTTTCAAGTTTGCCCAGCATGGCCAGAACGGGAACTGGGTAAGCGAGCTTTTGCCGCACACGGCCGGCGCAGCCGACAATCTGCGAATCATCCGCTCGATGCACACCGAGGCGATCAATCACGATCCGGCCGTTACGTTTTGCCAGACCGGATCGCAATTGGCGGGCCGGCCCAGCATGGGCGCCTGGGTTGCCTATGGCCTTGGCACTTTGAACGAAGACTTGCCGACGTTCATCGTGATGGTGTCGCGCGGGCTTTCGGATCAGCCGCTTTACGATCGCCTGTGGGGGAGCGGCTGCCTGCCGTCTCGTTATCAAGGCGTAAAGATGCGCAGCGGCAAGGAGCCGGTCTTATATCTTACGAATCCAGCCGGGTGTAGCCGCTCGACTCGGCGGCAGATGCTCGACGACATCAAGGCGCTCAACCTCGATCAATACGCTTCGAGCGGCGACCCGGAAACGCTCACCCGCGTCGAGCAATATGAGCTTGCATTCCGCATGCAAACAGCCGTGCCCGATCTGACCGATATTTCCCACGAGCCACAGTACATTTTGGACATGTACGGACCGGATGTTCACCGCCCCGGCAGCTACGCGCGGAATTGCCTTCTGGCCCGGCGCTTGATCGAGCGCGATGTGCGATTCGTGCAGCTCTATCACATGGGGTGGGACCAGCACGGCGATTTGCCGGATCATATCTCGAAACAATGCCGCGACACCGACCAGCCCTCGGCAGCCCTCGTCAAAGACCTCAAACAGCGCGGGTTGCTCGACGACACGCTCGTGGTTTGGGGGGGTGAATTTGGCCGAACGGTTTACTCGCAGGGCAGGCTTACTCCGACCAACTACGGCCGCGATCATCATCCGCGCTGCTTTTCGATCTGGTTGGCCGGCGGCGGCGTCAAGCCAGGTCCTGCCTACGGCGCGACCGACGATTTCAGCTACAATATCGTTGAAAACCCGGTGCACATTCGCGACCTCAACGCCACGATCTTGCACTGCCTGGGCATCGACCACACCCGGCTGGCAGTCAGGCAACAAGGACTCGACGTGCGGCTTACCGGCGTCGAAGAAGCGCATGTCCTTCAGCAGATTCTGAGCTGA
- a CDS encoding DUF1553 domain-containing protein yields MKVFVMLKYLAPLFRSRPRVAALIFFVAVGGNRIAVEAAPPIAASPAGTKVDFDHEIRPLFSDRCFRCHGPDAADRKGGFRLDQQKSALGMADSGEHPIVPGKPESSELIRRITADDASERMPPKKSGKTLSKDEIELLRRWIAEGAEWQKHWAFVPPVRPAEPALKDPHWARSPIDRLVRARLDAEGLKPSPEASRAALIRRLSFDLTGLPPTLEEIDAFLNDASDQAYEKVVDRLLASPHYGERMAVEWLDGARFADTNGYQNDFARDMSPWRDWVIQAYNGNMRYDEFVVEQLAGDLLPHATVSQRIATGFLRNNRSVTEAGSIEEEWRIENMIDRVETTSAVLLGLTMGCARCHDHKYDPISQREFYRFLAFFNSTKDRGFYSETRGNTGPMVRVVQPDQQRRIAEFDMAIAKAERDVAAAHNGDDGAFAKWRKAIHDTPPSKPSPVAVVGAPLSGDLQIATGKEHQPDGKVLLGRFAGSKLSWSDGLLGKALQLPGEPKAYVDLGEAIPLNREGVFSLCCWVRPDGPGALWSKMDDSSANRGFDTLVLADGHLELHMVHHWPDNAIKVATKERLRMGQWNHLCITYDGSSKAQGIRIYLDGRQASLEVVANALTASIATPQPFRLGSRSASLFYKGALGDLGFFDRILKSDEIRTLIASTLSAAVKLPGGTDPVHEKILKEYFASVSLDTPRTKGQDALAKLRADKEAYLSKAAIPTVMVLEEMETPRPTYLLKRGQYDAPDTSRSLDPGVPEFLPPLPKGAPVNRLGLARWLVDPANPLVARVEVNRIWGRLFGAGLVTTPDNLGSQGEPPANPELLDWLATELVRSGWDIKALEKEIVTSATYRQSSVVTAELAKRDPENRLLARGPRHRLSAEQIRDNALAVSGLLSLKIGGPSVKPYQPAGLWEELAGGAGQGPYRQDTGENLHRRSLYTYRKRTVPHPTTSTFDAPTWESCTAKRSTTNTPLQALALLNDETYIEAARALAQRMMQEGGTEIDARLRYGFRLATGRAPAAKEVERLTAAYDRYREAFGKDPAAAKTLLRVGEFSPDSHLDKIDLAAYATIASILLNLDETITDH; encoded by the coding sequence ATGAAAGTTTTCGTGATGTTGAAATATCTCGCCCCGCTATTTCGTTCGCGCCCGCGCGTCGCCGCGCTGATCTTCTTCGTGGCCGTCGGCGGAAATAGGATTGCCGTCGAAGCTGCGCCGCCCATCGCCGCCTCGCCGGCCGGCACGAAGGTCGATTTTGACCACGAGATTCGGCCACTGTTCAGCGACAGGTGTTTTCGCTGTCATGGGCCCGATGCGGCGGACCGGAAAGGTGGGTTCCGGCTCGATCAGCAGAAGAGCGCTTTAGGAATGGCCGACTCGGGCGAACACCCGATCGTGCCGGGCAAGCCGGAGTCGAGCGAATTGATTCGCCGGATCACGGCCGACGACGCCAGCGAGCGGATGCCTCCCAAGAAATCGGGCAAGACGCTATCGAAAGATGAAATCGAATTGCTGCGGCGCTGGATTGCCGAAGGAGCGGAGTGGCAGAAGCATTGGGCGTTCGTTCCGCCCGTGCGGCCCGCGGAGCCGGCGCTGAAAGATCCGCATTGGGCGCGCAGTCCCATCGACCGATTGGTCCGCGCGCGGTTGGACGCGGAAGGGCTCAAGCCGTCGCCCGAGGCGAGCCGCGCGGCGCTGATTCGCCGGCTGTCGTTCGATCTGACGGGGCTGCCGCCGACGCTCGAGGAAATCGACGCTTTCCTGAACGATGCGTCGGACCAAGCCTACGAGAAGGTCGTCGATCGGCTGCTTGCTTCGCCCCATTACGGCGAGCGAATGGCGGTGGAATGGCTCGACGGAGCCCGGTTCGCCGATACGAACGGCTACCAGAACGATTTTGCGCGCGATATGTCGCCGTGGCGCGATTGGGTCATTCAGGCCTACAACGGCAACATGCGCTACGACGAGTTCGTCGTCGAACAATTGGCCGGCGATCTGCTTCCTCACGCGACGGTGTCGCAAAGGATCGCGACAGGGTTTTTGCGCAACAACCGCTCGGTTACCGAGGCCGGCTCGATCGAGGAAGAATGGCGGATCGAAAACATGATCGATCGCGTCGAGACAACATCGGCAGTGCTGCTGGGGCTGACGATGGGCTGCGCGCGATGCCACGATCATAAATACGATCCGATCAGCCAGCGCGAGTTCTACCGCTTCCTGGCCTTCTTCAATAGCACCAAGGATCGCGGTTTTTATTCCGAAACGCGTGGAAACACCGGGCCGATGGTGCGCGTCGTCCAGCCGGACCAGCAGCGACGGATCGCCGAGTTCGACATGGCGATTGCCAAGGCGGAACGCGATGTCGCCGCGGCACACAATGGCGACGACGGGGCATTCGCCAAGTGGCGGAAAGCGATCCACGACACGCCGCCGTCGAAACCGTCACCGGTTGCCGTTGTCGGCGCGCCGCTAAGCGGAGATTTGCAGATCGCGACCGGTAAGGAGCATCAACCGGACGGCAAAGTCCTTCTGGGAAGGTTCGCCGGCAGCAAGCTCTCGTGGAGCGATGGGCTTTTGGGCAAGGCATTGCAGTTGCCCGGGGAGCCGAAGGCGTACGTCGATCTCGGCGAAGCCATTCCGTTGAATCGCGAGGGCGTGTTTTCGCTTTGCTGTTGGGTTCGCCCCGATGGTCCAGGGGCGCTCTGGAGCAAGATGGACGACTCGTCCGCCAATCGTGGTTTCGACACGCTTGTCTTGGCCGATGGGCACCTGGAACTCCACATGGTCCATCATTGGCCCGACAATGCCATTAAAGTCGCGACCAAAGAGCGTCTCCGCATGGGGCAATGGAATCATCTTTGCATCACCTACGATGGATCGAGCAAGGCGCAGGGCATCAGGATTTATTTGGATGGGCGGCAAGCCTCGCTGGAGGTGGTCGCAAACGCTTTGACCGCGAGCATTGCCACTCCGCAGCCCTTCCGTTTGGGCTCGCGATCGGCATCGCTGTTTTACAAAGGGGCGCTCGGCGATCTTGGATTCTTTGATCGAATCCTGAAGTCCGACGAAATCCGGACTCTCATCGCATCGACGCTTTCCGCTGCCGTGAAATTGCCAGGCGGCACGGATCCGGTCCACGAGAAGATTCTCAAGGAATATTTTGCGTCGGTCTCGCTCGACACTCCACGAACGAAAGGGCAAGACGCTCTTGCCAAACTTCGCGCCGACAAAGAAGCCTATCTTTCCAAGGCGGCGATTCCCACCGTGATGGTCCTCGAGGAAATGGAAACACCTCGTCCGACCTATCTTCTGAAGCGAGGGCAGTACGACGCCCCGGATACGAGCCGATCGCTCGACCCGGGAGTGCCTGAATTTTTGCCGCCACTTCCCAAGGGCGCGCCGGTCAATCGGTTGGGATTGGCCCGTTGGCTCGTCGATCCGGCAAATCCGCTGGTGGCACGCGTCGAAGTAAATCGAATCTGGGGACGGCTGTTTGGCGCGGGGCTTGTCACGACGCCCGATAATCTTGGCTCCCAAGGCGAACCACCTGCGAATCCGGAATTGCTCGACTGGCTGGCGACGGAGTTGGTCCGCTCTGGCTGGGATATCAAGGCCCTCGAAAAGGAGATCGTCACGAGCGCCACCTATCGCCAATCGTCGGTCGTTACCGCCGAATTGGCGAAGCGCGATCCGGAAAATCGCCTGCTGGCCCGCGGGCCGCGACATCGATTGTCGGCCGAACAGATTCGCGACAACGCACTGGCGGTCTCAGGCCTGTTGTCGCTGAAGATCGGTGGCCCGTCGGTGAAGCCTTATCAACCGGCGGGGCTGTGGGAAGAACTGGCGGGCGGCGCGGGCCAAGGCCCCTATCGGCAGGACACGGGCGAAAACCTTCATCGCCGCAGTCTTTACACTTACCGCAAGCGGACCGTCCCGCATCCCACGACGAGTACGTTCGATGCCCCAACGTGGGAATCCTGCACCGCGAAACGCTCGACCACCAACACGCCATTGCAGGCGCTCGCGCTGTTGAACGACGAAACCTATATCGAGGCCGCCCGAGCGCTGGCGCAGCGGATGATGCAGGAAGGCGGCACAGAAATCGACGCCCGCCTGCGCTACGGATTTCGCCTCGCGACCGGTCGCGCGCCGGCGGCGAAAGAAGTCGAGCGGCTAACCGCGGCATACGATCGCTACCGCGAAGCGTTCGGAAAAGATCCGGCCGCGGCGAAAACGCTTTTGCGCGTCGGGGAGTTTTCTCCCGATTCCCATTTGGACAAAATCGACCTCGCGGCCTATGCGACGATCGCCAGCATTCTGTTGAACCTCGACGAAACGATCACCGACCATTAG